In Populus nigra chromosome 1, ddPopNigr1.1, whole genome shotgun sequence, one genomic interval encodes:
- the LOC133680862 gene encoding probable voltage-gated potassium channel subunit beta, protein MQYKNLGRSGLKVSQLSYGAWVSFGNQLDVKEAKSLLQCCRDHGVNFFDNAEVYANGRAEEIMGQAIRELGWKRSDIVVSTKIFWGGSGPNDKGLSRKHILEGTKASLKRLDMDYVDVIYCHRPDTFTPIEETVRAMNYVIDKGWAFYWGTSEWSAQQITEAWGIAERLDLVGPIVEQPEYNMLSRHKVESEYVPLYTTYGLGLTTWSPLASGVLTGKYNKGGVPSDSRFALENYKNLASRSLVDDVLKKVNGLKPIADELGVPLSQLAIAWCAANPNVSSVITGATKESQIQENMKAVDVIPLLTPAVMEKIEAVVQSKPKRPDSFR, encoded by the exons atgcaaTACAAGAATCTAGGGAGATCAGGGCTGAAGGTGAGCCAGCTCTCTTATGGAGCTTGGGTAAGTTTTGGGAACCAGCTAGATGTCAAAGAAGCCAAATCACTTTTGCAGTGTTGCAGAGACCATGGTGTCAATTTCTTTGATAACGCTGAGGTTTATGCTAATGGAAGAGCTGAGGAAATCATGGGTCAAGCCATCCGTGAACTGGGTTGGAAGAGATCAGATATAGTTGTCTCTACTAAGATCTTTTGGGGAGGTTCTGGTCCTAATGATAAAGGCTTGTCTAGGAAACATATTCTTGAGGGTACTAAGGCTTCTCTTAAGAGATTGGATATGGATTATGTTGATGTCATTTATTGTCATCG CCCGGACACGTTCACGCCAATTGAAGAGACAGTGAGGGCAATGAATTACGTGATTGACAAAGGTTGGGCATTTTACTGGGGGACTAGCGAATGGTCAGCACAGCAGATCACTGAGGCTTGGGGCATTGCAGAGAGGTTGGACTTGGTGGGGCCAATTGTTGAGCAGCCAGAGTACAATATGCTCTCCAGGCACAAG GTTGAGTCTGAGTATGTCCCATTGTATACCACCTATGGCCTTGGTCTCACCACATGGAGTCCACTTGCATCTGGGGTGCTCACTGGAAAATACAACAAAGGAGGCGTACCTTCTGATAGCCGATTTGCTTTGGAAAATTACAAA AATCTTGCTAGCAGGTCATTGGTTGATGATGTGCTAAAGAAGGTTAATGGATTGAAGCCGATTGCTGATGAACTAGGCGTGCCTTTATCTCAACTTGCAATTGCATGGTGTGCTGCAAATCCAAATGTCTCGTCAGTTATCACTGGTGCTACAAAGGAATCTCAG ATTCAAGAAAACATGAAAGCTGTTGATGTGATCCCATTACTGACTCCTGCTGTGATGGAAAAGATTGAGGCTGTTGTTCAAAGCAAGCCGAAACGTCCAGATTCATTTAGGTAA